The following coding sequences lie in one Anguilla anguilla isolate fAngAng1 chromosome 14, fAngAng1.pri, whole genome shotgun sequence genomic window:
- the LOC118213040 gene encoding UDP-glucuronosyltransferase 2C1-like isoform X2: protein MFCIGHSVSVLVLVLCLAQHTYSGKVLLWPGEYSHWLNMKNIMTALLEKGHQITVLINSGTPTIKANQSSNCSFEIIPVSFTPQDTNDLVDEMLLYSLYEHDSYIQAFLKIKAIFEKTIEKNKELCLALFKNKELLEKLRRAQYDVVVADPMFFGSELLAETLDLPFVISFRASFGNTVERLCGQLPAPPSYVPGTGMHYTDEMDFSQRLKNSLYYFSQDMLFHIVGTMTLDTLFTEMTGKPTSFCEVIGKADIWLIRTYWDFEYPRPFLPNFKFVGGLHCKPAKPLPEDMEEFVQTSGEDGVVVFSLGSMVKNLTKERRNTIASALGQVPQKVLWRYSGEKPDTLAPNTRVYDWIPQNDLLGHPKTKVFITHGGTNGIYEGIYHGVPMVGIPLFGDQSGNMLHMKTKGAAVILDFNHFQAQDLVDAVNTVVKDPSYKESAMRLSRIHHDQPMKPLDRAVFWIEFVMRNKGAKHLRVQSHNLSWYQYHCLDVLAALLATVVLVTLIIFKSCCFCVRKCCLRSKAKSKKE, encoded by the exons ATGTTCTGCATTGGACACTCTGTGtcggtgctggtgctggtgttgTGCCTAGCGCAGCACACATACAGTGGGAAGGTCCTGCTGTGGCCAGGGGAATACAGCCACTGGCTGAACATGAAGAACATTATGACTGCGCTGTTGGAGAAGGGGCACCAGATTACTGTGCTCATTAACTCTGGTACTCCTACCATCAAGGCCAACCAGTCGTCCAACTGCAGCTTTGAGATCATCCCAGTGTCCTTCACGCCACAGGACACGAATGACCTAGTGGACGAGATGCTCCTGTACAGCTTGTACGAGCACGATTCCTACATCCAGGCCTTCCTGAAGATCAAGGCAATCTTTGAGAAGACCATTGAGAAAAACAAGGAATTATGTCTGGCcttgttcaaaaacaaagagCTGCTGGAGAAGTTGAGGCGGGCCCAATATGACGTTGTGGTGGCTGACCCCATGTTCTTTGGCAGCGAGCTCCTTGCTGAGACCCTGGACCTACCCTTCGTTATTTCTTTCAGGGCCTCCTTCGGTAACACCGTAGAGAGGCTCTGTGGACAACTGCCTGCACCACCCTCTTATGTTCCAGGTACTGGTATGCATTATACTGATGAAATGGACTTCTCCCAGAGACTGAAAAATTCCCTATATTATTTTTCTCAGGATATGCTATTTCATATTGTTGGAACAATGACGTTGGACACATTATTCACTGAGATGACAG GCAAGCCCACGTCGTTCTGTGAGGTCATAGGGAAGGCTGACATTTGGTTGATCCGTACCTACTGGGACTTCGAATATCCCCGACCTTTTCTTCCAAACTTCAAATTTGTTGGTGGCCTTCATTGTAAGCCTGCTAAGCCTCTGCCTGAA GACATGGAGGAATTTGTGCAGACCTCCGGAGAAGATGGGGTCGTGGTGTTTTCTTTGGGTTCAATGGTAAAGAATCTCACCAAAGAAAGAAGAAACACAATTGCTTCTGCTCTGGGACAGGTGCCACAAAAG GTTCTCTGGAGATACAGTGGGGAGAAGCCAGACACTTTGGCTCCCAACACTAGAGTTTATGACTGGATTCCTCAGAATGATCTGTTAG GCCATCCAAAGACAAAAGTCTTCATTACCCATGGAGGGACCAATGGTATATATGAAGGCATCTACCATGGTGTCCCTATGGTGGGCATCCCCTTGTTTGGTGACCAGTCGGGCAACATGCTCCACATGAAGACAAAGGGGGCTGCAGTCATCCTGGACTTCAACCACTTTCAGGCACAAGACCTTGTGGATGCTGTCAACACTGTAGTAAAAGACCCATC GTACAAAGAAAGTGCAATGAGGCTTTCGAGGATCCACCACGACCAGCCGATGAAACCGCTGGACCGCGCTGTGTTCTGGATCGAGTTTGTGATGCGGAACAAAGGAGCGAAACACCTGAGAGTACAGTCCCATAACCTGTCCTGGTATCAGTACCACTGTCTGGATGTCCTCGCCGCACTGCTCGCCACGGTGGTGCTGGTCACCTTAATCATCTTCAAATCGTGCTGCTTCTGCGTCCGCAAGTGTTGCCTGAGATCAAAAGCCAAAAGTAAAAAGGAGTGA
- the LOC118213040 gene encoding UDP-glucuronosyltransferase 2A1-like isoform X4 — protein sequence MFCIGHSVSVLVLVLCLAQHTYSGKVLLWPGEYSHWLNMKNIMTALLEKGHQITVLINSGTPTIKANQSSNCSFEIIPVSFTPQDTNDLVDEMLLYSLYEHDSYIQAFLKIKVMDLMEKMTALQVQMCCDMFRNEELLNKLNQSKYELVLTDPMMPCGYLLSDKLGIPLVISLRISFGYVFERLCGQMPAPPSYVPAPPVQYTDNMTFVERLKNFLLYTLHTTVFNLQCIFKIDKHYSEITGKPTSFCEVIGKADIWLIRTYWDFEYPRPFLPNFKFVGGLHCKPAKPLPEDMEEFVQTSGEDGVVVFSLGSMVKNLTKERRNTIASALGQVPQKVLWRYSGEKPDTLAPNTRVYDWIPQNDLLGHPKTKVFITHGGTNGIYEGIYHGVPMVGIPLFGDQSGNMLHMKTKGAAVILDFNHFQAQDLVDAVNTVVKDPSYKESAMRLSRIHHDQPMKPLDRAVFWIEFVMRNKGAKHLRVQSHNLSWYQYHCLDVLAALLATVVLVTLIIFKSCCFCVRKCCLRSKAKSKKE from the exons ATGTTCTGCATTGGACACTCTGTGtcggtgctggtgctggtgttgTGCCTAGCGCAGCACACATACAGTGGGAAGGTCCTGCTGTGGCCAGGGGAATACAGCCACTGGCTGAACATGAAGAACATTATGACTGCGCTGTTGGAGAAGGGGCACCAGATTACTGTGCTCATTAACTCTGGTACTCCTACCATCAAGGCCAACCAGTCGTCCAACTGCAGCTTTGAGATCATCCCAGTGTCCTTCACGCCACAGGACACGAATGACCTAGTGGACGAGATGCTCCTGTACAGCTTGTACGAGCACGATTCCTACATCCAGGCCTTCCTGAAGATCAAG GTCATGGATCTGATGGAGAAAATGACTGCCTTGCAAGTGCAGATGTGCTGTGACATGTTCCGGAATGAGGAGCTCCTGAACAAGCTGAACCAGTCCAAGTACGAGCTGGTGCTCACTGATCCCATGATGCCGTGCGGTTACCTGCTGTCGGACAAGCTCGGTATCCCCCTAGTGATATCCCTGAGGATCTCGTTTGGATATGTTTTTGAGAGACTCTGTGGCCAGATGCCAGCACCCCCCTCATATGTTCCTGCACCTCCTGTACAGTACACAGACAACATGACCTTTGTGGAGCGACTGAAGAATTTCCTGCTGTACACCCTTCATACAACAGTGTTtaatttacaatgcattttcaaaattgaTAAACATTACAGTGAAATTACAG GCAAGCCCACGTCGTTCTGTGAGGTCATAGGGAAGGCTGACATTTGGTTGATCCGTACCTACTGGGACTTCGAATATCCCCGACCTTTTCTTCCAAACTTCAAATTTGTTGGTGGCCTTCATTGTAAGCCTGCTAAGCCTCTGCCTGAA GACATGGAGGAATTTGTGCAGACCTCCGGAGAAGATGGGGTCGTGGTGTTTTCTTTGGGTTCAATGGTAAAGAATCTCACCAAAGAAAGAAGAAACACAATTGCTTCTGCTCTGGGACAGGTGCCACAAAAG GTTCTCTGGAGATACAGTGGGGAGAAGCCAGACACTTTGGCTCCCAACACTAGAGTTTATGACTGGATTCCTCAGAATGATCTGTTAG GCCATCCAAAGACAAAAGTCTTCATTACCCATGGAGGGACCAATGGTATATATGAAGGCATCTACCATGGTGTCCCTATGGTGGGCATCCCCTTGTTTGGTGACCAGTCGGGCAACATGCTCCACATGAAGACAAAGGGGGCTGCAGTCATCCTGGACTTCAACCACTTTCAGGCACAAGACCTTGTGGATGCTGTCAACACTGTAGTAAAAGACCCATC GTACAAAGAAAGTGCAATGAGGCTTTCGAGGATCCACCACGACCAGCCGATGAAACCGCTGGACCGCGCTGTGTTCTGGATCGAGTTTGTGATGCGGAACAAAGGAGCGAAACACCTGAGAGTACAGTCCCATAACCTGTCCTGGTATCAGTACCACTGTCTGGATGTCCTCGCCGCACTGCTCGCCACGGTGGTGCTGGTCACCTTAATCATCTTCAAATCGTGCTGCTTCTGCGTCCGCAAGTGTTGCCTGAGATCAAAAGCCAAAAGTAAAAAGGAGTGA
- the LOC118213040 gene encoding UDP-glucuronosyltransferase 2A1-like isoform X6: MLCIGKSVPVLVLVLCLAQHTYSGKVLLWPGEYSHWLNMKNIMTALLEKGHQVTVLIHSATPTVTGNQSSNCSFEIIPVPFTAQDLNAIMEDFLRYFMYDFANDSYIQAFLKIKKFIEKSAEKNKAFCRILFENKELLEKLRRAQYDVLVTDPMFLCGELLAETLDLPLIISLRFSFGNTIERLCGQMPAPPSYVPAPPVQYTDNMTFVERLKNFLLYTLHTTVFNLQCIFKIDKHYSEITGKPTSFCEVIGKADIWLIRTYWDFEYPRPFLPNFKFVGGLHCKPAKPLPEDMEEFVQTSGEDGVVVFSLGSMVKNLTKERRNTIASALGQVPQKVLWRYSGEKPDTLAPNTRVYDWIPQNDLLGHPKTKVFITHGGTNGIYEGIYHGVPMVGIPLFGDQSGNMLHMKTKGAAVILDFNHFQAQDLVDAVNTVVKDPSYKESAMRLSRIHHDQPMKPLDRAVFWIEFVMRNKGAKHLRVQSHNLSWYQYHCLDVLAALLATVVLVTLIIFKSCCFCVRKCCLRSKAKSKKE; the protein is encoded by the exons ATGCTTTGCATTGGAAAGTCTGTGccggtgctggtgctggtgttgTGCCTAGCGCAGCACACATACAGTGGGAAGGTCCTGCTGTGGCCAGGGGAATACAGCCACTGGCTGAACATGAAGAACATTATGACTGCGCTGTTAGAGAAGGGGCACCAGGTTACCGTGCTCATTCACTCTGCTACTCCAACCGTCACAGGCAACCAGTCGTCCAACTGCAGCTTCGAGATCATCCCAGTGCCCTTCACGGCACAAGACTTGAATGCCATAATGGAAGATTTTCTCCGGTACTTCATGTATGATTTTGCAAATGATTCCTACATCCAGGCCTTCCTGAAGATCAAGAAATTCATTGAGAAGTCCgcagagaaaaacaaagcattctGTCGCATCTTGTTCGAAAACAAAGAGCTGCTGGAGAAGTTGAGGCGGGCCCAATATGACGTTCTAGTGACTGACCCCATGTTCCTTTGCGGCGAGCTCCTTGCTGAGACCCTGGACCTACCCTTGATTATTTCCTTGAGGTTCTCCTTCGGTAACACCATAGAGAG ACTCTGTGGCCAGATGCCAGCACCCCCCTCATATGTTCCTGCACCTCCTGTACAGTACACAGACAACATGACCTTTGTGGAGCGACTGAAGAATTTCCTGCTGTACACCCTTCATACAACAGTGTTtaatttacaatgcattttcaaaattgaTAAACATTACAGTGAAATTACAG GCAAGCCCACGTCGTTCTGTGAGGTCATAGGGAAGGCTGACATTTGGTTGATCCGTACCTACTGGGACTTCGAATATCCCCGACCTTTTCTTCCAAACTTCAAATTTGTTGGTGGCCTTCATTGTAAGCCTGCTAAGCCTCTGCCTGAA GACATGGAGGAATTTGTGCAGACCTCCGGAGAAGATGGGGTCGTGGTGTTTTCTTTGGGTTCAATGGTAAAGAATCTCACCAAAGAAAGAAGAAACACAATTGCTTCTGCTCTGGGACAGGTGCCACAAAAG GTTCTCTGGAGATACAGTGGGGAGAAGCCAGACACTTTGGCTCCCAACACTAGAGTTTATGACTGGATTCCTCAGAATGATCTGTTAG GCCATCCAAAGACAAAAGTCTTCATTACCCATGGAGGGACCAATGGTATATATGAAGGCATCTACCATGGTGTCCCTATGGTGGGCATCCCCTTGTTTGGTGACCAGTCGGGCAACATGCTCCACATGAAGACAAAGGGGGCTGCAGTCATCCTGGACTTCAACCACTTTCAGGCACAAGACCTTGTGGATGCTGTCAACACTGTAGTAAAAGACCCATC GTACAAAGAAAGTGCAATGAGGCTTTCGAGGATCCACCACGACCAGCCGATGAAACCGCTGGACCGCGCTGTGTTCTGGATCGAGTTTGTGATGCGGAACAAAGGAGCGAAACACCTGAGAGTACAGTCCCATAACCTGTCCTGGTATCAGTACCACTGTCTGGATGTCCTCGCCGCACTGCTCGCCACGGTGGTGCTGGTCACCTTAATCATCTTCAAATCGTGCTGCTTCTGCGTCCGCAAGTGTTGCCTGAGATCAAAAGCCAAAAGTAAAAAGGAGTGA
- the LOC118213040 gene encoding UDP-glucuronosyltransferase 2A1-like isoform X3, which translates to MLCIGKSVPVLVLVLCLAQHTYSGKVLLWPGEYSHWLNMKNIMTALLEKGHQVTVLIHSATPTYTKADPYHFKIFDVPFSAKEVHSISEELIHFWMYEAVNASVLHTALKVMDLMEKMTALQVQMCCDMFRNEELLNKLNQSKYELVLTDPMMPCGYLLSDKLGIPLVISLRISFGYVFERLCGQMPAPPSYVPAPPVQYTDNMTFVERLKNFLLYTLHTTVFNLQCIFKIDKHYSEITGKPTSFCEVIGKADIWLIRTYWDFEYPRPFLPNFKFVGGLHCKPAKPLPEDMEEFVQTSGEDGVVVFSLGSMVKNLTKERRNTIASALGQVPQKVLWRYSGEKPDTLAPNTRVYDWIPQNDLLGHPKTKVFITHGGTNGIYEGIYHGVPMVGIPLFGDQSGNMLHMKTKGAAVILDFNHFQAQDLVDAVNTVVKDPSYKESAMRLSRIHHDQPMKPLDRAVFWIEFVMRNKGAKHLRVQSHNLSWYQYHCLDVLAALLATVVLVTLIIFKSCCFCVRKCCLRSKAKSKKE; encoded by the exons ATGCTTTGCATTGGAAAGTCTGTGccggtgctggtgctggtgttgTGCCTAGCGCAGCACACATACAGTGGGAAGGTCCTGCTGTGGCCAGGGGAATACAGCCACTGGCTGAACATGAAGAACATTATGACTGCGCTGTTAGAGAAGGGGCACCAGGTTACCGTGCTCATTCACTCTGCTACTCCAACC TACACAAAGGCAGATCCTTATCACTTTAAGATCTTCGACGTGCCATTCAGCGCCAAAGAGGTCCACAGCATCTCGGAGGAACTAATCCATTTCTGGATGTATGAAGCGGTCAACGCCTCCGTCTTGCACACAGCCTTGAAGGTCATGGATCTGATGGAGAAAATGACTGCCTTGCAAGTGCAGATGTGCTGTGACATGTTCCGGAATGAGGAGCTCCTGAACAAGCTGAACCAGTCCAAGTACGAGCTGGTGCTCACTGATCCCATGATGCCGTGCGGTTACCTGCTGTCGGACAAGCTCGGTATCCCCCTAGTGATATCCCTGAGGATCTCGTTTGGATATGTTTTTGAGAGACTCTGTGGCCAGATGCCAGCACCCCCCTCATATGTTCCTGCACCTCCTGTACAGTACACAGACAACATGACCTTTGTGGAGCGACTGAAGAATTTCCTGCTGTACACCCTTCATACAACAGTGTTtaatttacaatgcattttcaaaattgaTAAACATTACAGTGAAATTACAG GCAAGCCCACGTCGTTCTGTGAGGTCATAGGGAAGGCTGACATTTGGTTGATCCGTACCTACTGGGACTTCGAATATCCCCGACCTTTTCTTCCAAACTTCAAATTTGTTGGTGGCCTTCATTGTAAGCCTGCTAAGCCTCTGCCTGAA GACATGGAGGAATTTGTGCAGACCTCCGGAGAAGATGGGGTCGTGGTGTTTTCTTTGGGTTCAATGGTAAAGAATCTCACCAAAGAAAGAAGAAACACAATTGCTTCTGCTCTGGGACAGGTGCCACAAAAG GTTCTCTGGAGATACAGTGGGGAGAAGCCAGACACTTTGGCTCCCAACACTAGAGTTTATGACTGGATTCCTCAGAATGATCTGTTAG GCCATCCAAAGACAAAAGTCTTCATTACCCATGGAGGGACCAATGGTATATATGAAGGCATCTACCATGGTGTCCCTATGGTGGGCATCCCCTTGTTTGGTGACCAGTCGGGCAACATGCTCCACATGAAGACAAAGGGGGCTGCAGTCATCCTGGACTTCAACCACTTTCAGGCACAAGACCTTGTGGATGCTGTCAACACTGTAGTAAAAGACCCATC GTACAAAGAAAGTGCAATGAGGCTTTCGAGGATCCACCACGACCAGCCGATGAAACCGCTGGACCGCGCTGTGTTCTGGATCGAGTTTGTGATGCGGAACAAAGGAGCGAAACACCTGAGAGTACAGTCCCATAACCTGTCCTGGTATCAGTACCACTGTCTGGATGTCCTCGCCGCACTGCTCGCCACGGTGGTGCTGGTCACCTTAATCATCTTCAAATCGTGCTGCTTCTGCGTCCGCAAGTGTTGCCTGAGATCAAAAGCCAAAAGTAAAAAGGAGTGA
- the LOC118213040 gene encoding UDP-glucuronosyltransferase 2A1-like isoform X1, translating into MLCIGKSVPVLVLVLCLAQHTYSGKVLLWPGEYSHWLNMKNIMTALLEKGHQVTVLIHSATPTVTGNQSSNCSFEIIPVPFTAQDLNAIMEDFLRYFMYDFANDSYIQAFLKIKKFIEKSAEKNKAFCRILFENKELLEKLRRAQYDVLVTDPMFLCGELLAETLDLPLIISLRFSFGNTIERHCGQLPAPPSFVPSSGMLYTDEMDFSQRLKNSLFYFYQDILFHIFGTMWDTFFTEMTGKPTSFCEVIGKADIWLIRTYWDFEYPRPFLPNFKFVGGLHCKPAKPLPEDMEEFVQTSGEDGVVVFSLGSMVKNLTKERRNTIASALGQVPQKVLWRYSGEKPDTLAPNTRVYDWIPQNDLLGHPKTKVFITHGGTNGIYEGIYHGVPMVGIPLFGDQSGNMLHMKTKGAAVILDFNHFQAQDLVDAVNTVVKDPSYKESAMRLSRIHHDQPMKPLDRAVFWIEFVMRNKGAKHLRVQSHNLSWYQYHCLDVLAALLATVVLVTLIIFKSCCFCVRKCCLRSKAKSKKE; encoded by the exons ATGCTTTGCATTGGAAAGTCTGTGccggtgctggtgctggtgttgTGCCTAGCGCAGCACACATACAGTGGGAAGGTCCTGCTGTGGCCAGGGGAATACAGCCACTGGCTGAACATGAAGAACATTATGACTGCGCTGTTAGAGAAGGGGCACCAGGTTACCGTGCTCATTCACTCTGCTACTCCAACCGTCACAGGCAACCAGTCGTCCAACTGCAGCTTCGAGATCATCCCAGTGCCCTTCACGGCACAAGACTTGAATGCCATAATGGAAGATTTTCTCCGGTACTTCATGTATGATTTTGCAAATGATTCCTACATCCAGGCCTTCCTGAAGATCAAGAAATTCATTGAGAAGTCCgcagagaaaaacaaagcattctGTCGCATCTTGTTCGAAAACAAAGAGCTGCTGGAGAAGTTGAGGCGGGCCCAATATGACGTTCTAGTGACTGACCCCATGTTCCTTTGCGGCGAGCTCCTTGCTGAGACCCTGGACCTACCCTTGATTATTTCCTTGAGGTTCTCCTTCGGTAACACCATAGAGAGGCACTGTGGACAACTGCCTGCACCACCCTCTTTTGTTCCAAGTAGTGGTATGCTGTATACTGATGAAATGGACTTCTCCCAGAGACTGAAAAAttctctattttatttttatcaggatatactatttcatatttttggaaCAATGTGGGACACATTTTTCACTGAGATGACAG GCAAGCCCACGTCGTTCTGTGAGGTCATAGGGAAGGCTGACATTTGGTTGATCCGTACCTACTGGGACTTCGAATATCCCCGACCTTTTCTTCCAAACTTCAAATTTGTTGGTGGCCTTCATTGTAAGCCTGCTAAGCCTCTGCCTGAA GACATGGAGGAATTTGTGCAGACCTCCGGAGAAGATGGGGTCGTGGTGTTTTCTTTGGGTTCAATGGTAAAGAATCTCACCAAAGAAAGAAGAAACACAATTGCTTCTGCTCTGGGACAGGTGCCACAAAAG GTTCTCTGGAGATACAGTGGGGAGAAGCCAGACACTTTGGCTCCCAACACTAGAGTTTATGACTGGATTCCTCAGAATGATCTGTTAG GCCATCCAAAGACAAAAGTCTTCATTACCCATGGAGGGACCAATGGTATATATGAAGGCATCTACCATGGTGTCCCTATGGTGGGCATCCCCTTGTTTGGTGACCAGTCGGGCAACATGCTCCACATGAAGACAAAGGGGGCTGCAGTCATCCTGGACTTCAACCACTTTCAGGCACAAGACCTTGTGGATGCTGTCAACACTGTAGTAAAAGACCCATC GTACAAAGAAAGTGCAATGAGGCTTTCGAGGATCCACCACGACCAGCCGATGAAACCGCTGGACCGCGCTGTGTTCTGGATCGAGTTTGTGATGCGGAACAAAGGAGCGAAACACCTGAGAGTACAGTCCCATAACCTGTCCTGGTATCAGTACCACTGTCTGGATGTCCTCGCCGCACTGCTCGCCACGGTGGTGCTGGTCACCTTAATCATCTTCAAATCGTGCTGCTTCTGCGTCCGCAAGTGTTGCCTGAGATCAAAAGCCAAAAGTAAAAAGGAGTGA
- the LOC118213040 gene encoding UDP-glucuronosyltransferase 2A1-like isoform X5, with protein MLCIGKSVPVLVLVLCLAQHTYSGKVLLWPGEYSHWLNMKNIMTALLEKGHQVTVLIHSATPTVTGNQSSNCSFEIIPVPFTAQDLNAIMEDFLRYFMYDFANDSYIQAFLKIKKFIEKSAEKNKMCCDMFRNEELLNKLNQSKYELVLTDPMMPCGYLLSDKLGIPLVISLRISFGYVFERLCGQMPAPPSYVPAPPVQYTDNMTFVERLKNFLLYTLHTTVFNLQCIFKIDKHYSEITGKPTSFCEVIGKADIWLIRTYWDFEYPRPFLPNFKFVGGLHCKPAKPLPEDMEEFVQTSGEDGVVVFSLGSMVKNLTKERRNTIASALGQVPQKVLWRYSGEKPDTLAPNTRVYDWIPQNDLLGHPKTKVFITHGGTNGIYEGIYHGVPMVGIPLFGDQSGNMLHMKTKGAAVILDFNHFQAQDLVDAVNTVVKDPSYKESAMRLSRIHHDQPMKPLDRAVFWIEFVMRNKGAKHLRVQSHNLSWYQYHCLDVLAALLATVVLVTLIIFKSCCFCVRKCCLRSKAKSKKE; from the exons ATGCTTTGCATTGGAAAGTCTGTGccggtgctggtgctggtgttgTGCCTAGCGCAGCACACATACAGTGGGAAGGTCCTGCTGTGGCCAGGGGAATACAGCCACTGGCTGAACATGAAGAACATTATGACTGCGCTGTTAGAGAAGGGGCACCAGGTTACCGTGCTCATTCACTCTGCTACTCCAACCGTCACAGGCAACCAGTCGTCCAACTGCAGCTTCGAGATCATCCCAGTGCCCTTCACGGCACAAGACTTGAATGCCATAATGGAAGATTTTCTCCGGTACTTCATGTATGATTTTGCAAATGATTCCTACATCCAGGCCTTCCTGAAGATCAAGAAATTCATTGAGAAGTCCgcagagaaaaacaaa ATGTGCTGTGACATGTTCCGGAATGAGGAGCTCCTGAACAAGCTGAACCAGTCCAAGTACGAGCTGGTGCTCACTGATCCCATGATGCCGTGCGGTTACCTGCTGTCGGACAAGCTCGGTATCCCCCTAGTGATATCCCTGAGGATCTCGTTTGGATATGTTTTTGAGAGACTCTGTGGCCAGATGCCAGCACCCCCCTCATATGTTCCTGCACCTCCTGTACAGTACACAGACAACATGACCTTTGTGGAGCGACTGAAGAATTTCCTGCTGTACACCCTTCATACAACAGTGTTtaatttacaatgcattttcaaaattgaTAAACATTACAGTGAAATTACAG GCAAGCCCACGTCGTTCTGTGAGGTCATAGGGAAGGCTGACATTTGGTTGATCCGTACCTACTGGGACTTCGAATATCCCCGACCTTTTCTTCCAAACTTCAAATTTGTTGGTGGCCTTCATTGTAAGCCTGCTAAGCCTCTGCCTGAA GACATGGAGGAATTTGTGCAGACCTCCGGAGAAGATGGGGTCGTGGTGTTTTCTTTGGGTTCAATGGTAAAGAATCTCACCAAAGAAAGAAGAAACACAATTGCTTCTGCTCTGGGACAGGTGCCACAAAAG GTTCTCTGGAGATACAGTGGGGAGAAGCCAGACACTTTGGCTCCCAACACTAGAGTTTATGACTGGATTCCTCAGAATGATCTGTTAG GCCATCCAAAGACAAAAGTCTTCATTACCCATGGAGGGACCAATGGTATATATGAAGGCATCTACCATGGTGTCCCTATGGTGGGCATCCCCTTGTTTGGTGACCAGTCGGGCAACATGCTCCACATGAAGACAAAGGGGGCTGCAGTCATCCTGGACTTCAACCACTTTCAGGCACAAGACCTTGTGGATGCTGTCAACACTGTAGTAAAAGACCCATC GTACAAAGAAAGTGCAATGAGGCTTTCGAGGATCCACCACGACCAGCCGATGAAACCGCTGGACCGCGCTGTGTTCTGGATCGAGTTTGTGATGCGGAACAAAGGAGCGAAACACCTGAGAGTACAGTCCCATAACCTGTCCTGGTATCAGTACCACTGTCTGGATGTCCTCGCCGCACTGCTCGCCACGGTGGTGCTGGTCACCTTAATCATCTTCAAATCGTGCTGCTTCTGCGTCCGCAAGTGTTGCCTGAGATCAAAAGCCAAAAGTAAAAAGGAGTGA